The window GGTAACGTCAAGTAAAAGTACGTCGTGAACTTCTCCGGCAAGTACGGCACCCTGAATTGCTGCACCAAGTGCAACTACCTCATCAGGGTTGACACTTTTATTCGGCTCCTTTCCAAACAATTCCTTTACAAGCTTCTGTACACTCGGCATTCTTGTTGATCCGCCCACAAGTACAACCTCATTAATGTCACCAGGTTTCACCTTTGCATCTTCCATGGCGGTCAAACACGGTTGGCGGCACTTTTCAACAAGATGTTCGGTCAATTGCTCACACTTTGCCCTTGTCATGCTCATGGTAAGGTGTTTCGGGCCCGACTGATCAGCTGTAATAAATGGCAGATTTATTTCAGTGCTTGTTGAAGTGGAAAGTTCGCATTTTGCTTTTTCTGCAGCTTCTTTAAGACGTTGCAGTGCCATATGGTCCTGTAAAAGGTCAATACCTTGCTCCTTCTTGAATTCATTCGCTATATAGTTGAGTAACACCTGATCAAAATCATCTCCTCCCAGATGGGTGTTACCATTTGTAGAGAGCACTTCAAAAACACCTTCACCAACTTCAAGCACTGAGACATCAAATGTACCGCCACCCAGATCAAATACAGCAATCTTCTCATTCTTCTTTTTGTCGATACCGTATGCCAGTGATGCCGCAGTAGGTTCGTTAATGATACGGACAACATCAAGGCCAGCTATTGTTCCGGCATCTTTTGTGGCCTGCCTCTGACTATCATTAAAGTATGCAGGCACGGTTATTACGGCTTTTTTGACTTCGCTGCCCAGGTAATCCTCTGCCGTTTTCTTAAGATTTTGCAGCACCATTGCTGAGACCTCTGGAGGAGTTAAACTCTTTCCTTTTATTTTAACCTTTACCAATTCATCCGGACCGCCAACAATCTCATATGGAACAAGCTTTTCTTCTTGCGCAACTTCGTTATGTCTTCTCCCCATGAACCGCTTTATCGAAAAAACGGTATTTTTCGGATTAATTACGGCTTGTCTCTTCGCAAGCTGTCCAACCAGACGTTCATCTTTGTCTGTAAAGGCGACAACTGAAGGTGTTATCCTGTTTCCTTCAGCATTTGTTATTACGACAGCCTGATCGCCTTCCATTACGGCAACTACGGAGTTTGTTGTTCCCAAATCAATTCCGATAATTTTTTCCATTATATTCTCCCTAAAAAATACGTCCTGGAACAGCTAAATAGTTGAAATTAAAGGCCTGTTACTATTGTAGTACTATTCTCTCATCCCACTTGCCAAGCAGCAAAGCAAAATATGTACTTCAATTACAATTGTAAAAGCCGATCAATCCAACATGATAGTAATAAGTAAAACAGATGCAAATCTTTCTGGCATACTGAGTTGTAATGAAATTACTAAACAAGCAAACAACATGCCAAAAGTATGTTAAACTGTATAAGTCTATAAAACAATGAAGTTTACACAGTATGATTCTTTTTGGTTACTTTTCATAAGCCTTTTTCGTCTGATGAAGTATGCCAAGATGGCATACTCGCTGGTGCAATAGTTAGCGATTATCTGGTGAGATGTTGACGAAGAGATGAACAGTAACAGTAGCTATACTCAAACGATTCGATTTTAGAGGTATCCAAAAACGAAGGCCTGTTTGCTGGTATCCCCGGACCAGATGCCGAGGACTTTCCCCTGACAAAAAGGGCCGAGGACTTTACTCGCTCAGCTTTTTCTCGGATTGCATCCGAAAGCTATTATAAGATGAGTATATTTTCAGATCAAGGCAATTTTGGATTAATACAGCTCTTTTAATACCTCTTCCATCCTGTAGTGTCCCGGAGGTTTTCGTGCTAAAATGGATGCTGCACGGATAGCACCGATGGCGAACGAATCTCGTGTTTGGGCTTTGTGGGTAATTTCAAGCCGTTCTCCGGCATTTCCAAACATCACCGTGTGTTCTCCAACAATATCACCAGATCTTATCGAATGAATGCATAGCTGATTCTGAGGTCTTTCACCCGTAATACCTTTCCGTCCATAAATGGTGACATCATCCATTTTCTGATTTGTTGCACTGCATATTTTTTCGGCTATCTTTAAAGCTGTTCCGCTCGGAGCATCTTTTTTAAAGCGGTGGTGCGCCTCAACAATTTCAATATCGGAATCCTTACCGATGATCTTCGATACTGTTTCAACGAGACTGAACAGTAAATTTACACCTATACTCATGTTTGGCGAATAAAGGCAGGCAATCCGTTCAGACGCCTTTACAATGCTCTCCATCTGCTTTACATCCAGGCCTGTTGTACCAATTACCATTGCAATTCCAAGCTCAGTACAGGTCTTTAATCTTTCTACAGTCGAATCTGGTGAAGAGAAGTCGATGAGGACATCAGGTTTCCCTTGCAGTTCGTGTGATATTATCGTTCCGCAGAGCGCTTTATTTATAATATGACCTAAATCTTGTCCAATATTTTCATGTTTCTCATCTTCAAGTGCTGCTACAAGTTCAAGCTCTTTATCCTTGGTAACGAGTTCGGCAATCCTTGTTCCCATCCGGCCACATACACCATTAATTGCTATTTTAATCATATGCTCATTACCTTCCTGTTATACTGAAACCAAATCTTGGTGAAGGTATACTCGCTCAATTTTATCTCGGATTTTATCCGAAATCCAGTATGAGATGAGTATACCATAGTTCTCACGGTAAAAATTTTTCAGAGTATCAATAATTAAAGATTAATCCTTGTCTTTCATGTTTCTGAAACTTTTGCTGGCATTTTTGAGAAAGGTTTTTTCTTTTTTTGTCAGACTCTTGAAACCTTCCCGATTTACCTTATCCAGCAATTGATCAATTTCATCCCTCAGTTCTTCACCTTTCCTGAGAGCTCTCTCATTTTGCTGCTTCTGCCATGACAGTATCAATTCACTGAATTTCGGTTCATAACGAACGAAAAGGAATCCGTATACGAGACCTCCAAGGTGTGCAAAATGGGAAACATTTCCTCCGGAGGGTACGAGGCAGTTAAAAACTGTTATACCGGCAAAAATCATTACAAGATATTTGGCCTTTATAGGAAACACATAAAAGATTACGGTAACGTTGGGGAAAAACATTGCAAAAGCAATTTCGATGGCAAAGATGGCGCCTGAAGCGCCAAGGATAGGGTTGTGCGGTGTGAAAATGCAACACATGATCCCTGCAAATATTCCGGCAGTAAAGTACATGGTCAGAAATTTCTTTGTACCTAAAACC is drawn from Candidatus Scalindua sp. and contains these coding sequences:
- a CDS encoding rhomboid family intramembrane serine protease, coding for MANFRFYKPDFNVSLGSKWTRAIMILIIVNAGVFVIQLLFSTISSQWGTSPILPESNFGDQIVHRPIVGPDQFTSLFWLYPPYAVGKLWLWQFVSYMFLHSIHDPWHLIINMLVLWMFGGEVERVLGTKKFLTMYFTAGIFAGIMCCIFTPHNPILGASGAIFAIEIAFAMFFPNVTVIFYVFPIKAKYLVMIFAGITVFNCLVPSGGNVSHFAHLGGLVYGFLFVRYEPKFSELILSWQKQQNERALRKGEELRDEIDQLLDKVNREGFKSLTKKEKTFLKNASKSFRNMKDKD
- the dapB gene encoding 4-hydroxy-tetrahydrodipicolinate reductase; the encoded protein is MIKIAINGVCGRMGTRIAELVTKDKELELVAALEDEKHENIGQDLGHIINKALCGTIISHELQGKPDVLIDFSSPDSTVERLKTCTELGIAMVIGTTGLDVKQMESIVKASERIACLYSPNMSIGVNLLFSLVETVSKIIGKDSDIEIVEAHHRFKKDAPSGTALKIAEKICSATNQKMDDVTIYGRKGITGERPQNQLCIHSIRSGDIVGEHTVMFGNAGERLEITHKAQTRDSFAIGAIRAASILARKPPGHYRMEEVLKELY
- the dnaK gene encoding molecular chaperone DnaK, translating into MEKIIGIDLGTTNSVVAVMEGDQAVVITNAEGNRITPSVVAFTDKDERLVGQLAKRQAVINPKNTVFSIKRFMGRRHNEVAQEEKLVPYEIVGGPDELVKVKIKGKSLTPPEVSAMVLQNLKKTAEDYLGSEVKKAVITVPAYFNDSQRQATKDAGTIAGLDVVRIINEPTAASLAYGIDKKKNEKIAVFDLGGGTFDVSVLEVGEGVFEVLSTNGNTHLGGDDFDQVLLNYIANEFKKEQGIDLLQDHMALQRLKEAAEKAKCELSTSTSTEINLPFITADQSGPKHLTMSMTRAKCEQLTEHLVEKCRQPCLTAMEDAKVKPGDINEVVLVGGSTRMPSVQKLVKELFGKEPNKSVNPDEVVALGAAIQGAVLAGEVHDVLLLDVTPLSLGIETLGSVSTVLIPRNTTIPTNKKETFSTAADNQTAVDIHVLQGERSMASDNRTLGRFQLAGIPAAPRGIPQIEVSFDIDANGILHVSAKDLGTGKEQSIKIQSSSGLSEAEIKKMQSDAEQHAEEDKGKKELINARNEADQVVYATEKTLKEHGDSISESDKSAINDAIEKLKKLKDGNDAAGIKKAIEELQTASHKLSQALYEKTAKEQQAGPQGEGAQTAGQTAGDEPKKDKKDSDVIDADYEVKD